One genomic segment of Erythrolamprus reginae isolate rEryReg1 chromosome 2, rEryReg1.hap1, whole genome shotgun sequence includes these proteins:
- the NRM gene encoding nurim: MAALRFLLMIPALGNFLFTFGTGVELIRFISFRAVFLQLPAAGAASSPPHGTGVNPDDTSNPQWKTVLRDPKILHSLTVDVGLIVLFILQHSLMASDRVKHWTCNCFGVLQRTVYVFCTGLSLQLLMRYWQPVQDGPMLWNTNTEPWITWVPLICFILHFISWLIIFSIILIFDYAELMGVKQVYYYCLDMGDPLAVKSSRALRLYSHLRHPLYVEFLLILWAVPCLSLDRLLLASLFTVYLTCAHSLDEQDYLYLRAQLDKKFQIFSREEAAYGGFLAQNGPSDYKDN; the protein is encoded by the exons ATGGCTGCTTTGCGGTTCCTGCTAATGATCCCGGCCTTGGGCAATTTCCTTTTCACCTTCGGGACCGGCGTGGAGCTGATCCGTTTTATTTCCTTCCGCGCCGTCTTTTTGCAGCTTCCCGCAGCGGGGGCTGCGTCTTCTCCTCCTCACGGAACCGGCGTGAATCCAG ACGACACTTCGAATCCTCAGTGGAAAACTGTCCTAAGGGATCCCAAGATTCTGCACTCGCTCACAGTGGATGTGGGCCTGATTGTCCTTTTTATTCTGCAGCACAGCTTGATGGCCTCTGATCGGGTCAAACACTGGACCTGCAACTGCTTTGGGGTCTTGCAGAGAACGGTCTATGTTTTTTGTACAGGCTTATCCCTTCAG TTGCTGATGAGATATTGGCAGCCAGTCCAGGATGGCCCCATGCTCTGGAACACAAACACTGAGCCATGGATCACTTGGGTTCCACTTATCTGCTTTATCCTGCATTTCATCTCCTGGCTCATCATCTTCAGCATCATCCTCATCTTTGATTACGCAGAACTAATGGGAGTCAAGCAG GTTTATTACTACTGCTTGGATATGGGAGACCCTTTGGCGGTGAAGTCTTCACGGGCTCTCCGTCTCTACTCCCACCTTCGCCATCCGCTGTATGTGGAGTTTCTCCTTATCCTCTGGGCCGTTCCCTGCCTCTCCCTTGACCGCCTGCTTCTGGCCTCCCTCTTCACGGTCTATCTCACCTGTGCTCACAGCCTGGATGAACAGGATTACCTCTACCTCCGTGCCCAGCTGGACAAGAAGTTCCAAATCTTCTCCCGGGAAGAGGCAGCTTATGGGGGCTTCTTGGCTCAAAACGGCCCCTCGGACTACAAGGACAACTGA